GAGGTAGACGTTGCTGAGCTTCACGAGCGCGGGGCCGAGCATGTAGCGCTGGCCGTTGCGCTCCTTCGCGACGAGGCCGTGCTCCTGCAGCGACTTGACGATCCCGTGGACGGTCGAGGGCGGGAGGTCGAGGGCCGCGGCGAGCTCGGAGATGCCGAGGTGGCGCGCGCCTTGCAGCGATTGCAGCACCTTGGCCGCGCGGTCGATCGCCTGGATCACGGGTCTCCCTCCTCGGAGTCGTTCCATTATGGGGCCGCACGACGTTCGTCGATTCACTCTTGACACCGTGCTCACTCAGGACAATATTCGACATTGTCGAAAGTCGTTCCAGAAATCTGACGCGACATCGACCTCGTCCCCACCATGTCCAAAGGAGTGCATATGGATGAGAACCGCCTCTGGCAGAAACTCGCTGCCGAGTTCCTCGGCACGGCGTTCCTCGTGTTCGTCGGCGTCGGCTCCGTGCCCGCCCTCGCGATCGCGCGTGACGGCGAGCCGTTCACGGGCGCCGAGCTCGGCATCATCTCGCTCGCGTTCGGCACGATCGTCGTCGTCACGGTCTACGTCTTCGGCTACATCTCGGGCAACCACATCAACCCCGCGGTGACCCTGGGGCTCGCGGTGACGCGCAAGTTCCCGTGGAAGCTCGTGCCCGCGTACGTCGTCGCCCAGGTGCTGGGCGCCATCGCCGGCTCGTTCGCCATCGTCGGGGTGCTCGGCCAGGCGGCCGTGGACGCCGGCCTCGGCGTCGCCGCCTACAGCGCCGAGACGCCCATCCCGCAGGCGTTCTTCGCCGAGTTCATGGGCACCTTCCTGCTCGTGTTCGGAGTGTTCGGCGTCATCTACCGCCGGGCGTCGCTCGGATGGGCGGGGCTCGTGATCGGCTTCGTCGTGTTCGCCGCGATCATCCCGGTCGCGCCGACGACGGGCGCGTCGATCAACCCCGCGCGCACGACCGGCCCGATGATCGTGCAGGCGCTCATGGGCGGAGAGGTCGCGTGGGAGCAGTGGTGGGTCTACGTCGTCGCCGAGCTCCTCGCCGGCGCGCTCGCCGCCCTCGCATTCGGGCTCATCGCCCACACGCCCGTCGACCGGCGGGCGACCGAGAACGACACGCCTGAGGAGGTCGTCGCGTGAAGAAGCTCATCAACGCACCGGAGGACGTGCTCATCGAGTCGCTGCGCGGAGTGCAGGCGGCGCATCCGGAGCTCCGGGTCGACGTCGACACCCGCGTCATCTACCGCGGCACCCCGAAGGCCGACGGCAAGGTCGCGCTCATCTCGGGCGGCGGATCGGGCCACGAGCCGCTGCACGGAGGTTTCGTGGGCCTCGGGATGCTCGATGCGGCGTGCGCGGGCGAGGTGTTCACCTCGCCGACGCCCGACCAGATGCAGGCGGCGACCCTCGAGGTGAACCGCGGCGCGGGCGTGCTGCACATCGTGAAGAACTACACGGGCGACGTCATGAACTTCGAGATGGCCGCCGAGCTCGCCGCCGCCGACGGCGTCGAGGTCGCGACGGTCGTGACGGATGACGACGTGGCCGTGCAGGACTCCACGTGGACCGCGGGTCGCCGCGGGGTCGGGGTGACCGTGCTGCTCGAGAAGATCGTGGGCGCCGCCGCCGAGGAGGGCCGCGACCTCGCGGCCGTCAAGGCGGTCGCCGAGAAGGTCGACGCGGGCGGGCGCTCGATGGGCATGGCCCTCACGAGCTGCACCGTGCCCGCCGCGGGCAAGCCGACCTTCGACCTGCCCGACGACCAGATGGAGATCGGCATCGGCATCCACGGTGAGCCGGGACGCCACCGCGTGCCGCTCGCCCCCGCATCCGAGATCGCGGAGCAGCTCGTCGAGCCGATCCTCGCCGACCTCGACTTCACGGGCGCGCCCGCGATCGTCATGCTCAACGGCATGGGCGGCTCGCCGCTCATCGAGCTGTACCTCATGTACGGCGAGGTCGCGCGCATCCTCGAGGCGAAGGGCGTGCAGGTGGCTCGCAGCCTCGTCGGCAACTACATCACCTCGCTCGACATGGCCGGCTGCTCGGTCACGCTGCTGCGCGCCGACGACGAGCTGCTCGGGCTGTGGGATGCGCCCGTGAGCACGCCGGGGCTCCGCTGGGGCCTGTGACGACCGAGAGGTGAAGAGGAGGAGGATGACCGTATGAGCGACACCCTGACCATCGACGGACTCATCGAGTGGCTGCGGGCCTTCGACGCCGAGATCGCGGAGCAGCGGTCGTGGCTGACGGAGCTCGACTCGGCGATCGGCGACGCCGACCACGGCGCCAACATGGCGCGCGGCATGGACGCCGTCGTCGCGAAGCTCGACGCCGGGCACCCGGAGACCGTCGACGAGCTCTTCAAGTCGGTCGGGATGACCCTCGTCGGCTCGGTCGGCGGGGCGAGCGGTCCGCTCTACGGCACCTTCTTCCTGCGCATGGGCATGGCCGCGGGTGCCGTGCCGTCTCTCGACGGTGCGGCGCTCGCGGCGGCGCTGCGTGCCGGGCTCGACGGCATCGTCGCCCGCGGCAAGGCCGAGGCGGGCGACAAGACGATGTTCGACGCGCTCGCTCCGGGCCTCGATGCGCTCGACGCGGCCCTCGCATCCGGGTCCTCGCTCGCGGATGCCGCGCGCGCCGCAGCGGATGCCGCTCTCGCGGGGCGCGACGCGACCGAGCCCTTGGTCGCACGCAAGGGCCGCGCGAGCTACCTCGGCGAGCGGAGCGCGGGCCACCTCGACCCCGGCGCCGCGTCGAGCGCGATCCTGCTCGAGACCCTCGCGGGAACCGTCTCCAGGACCTGATCATGATCGGCATCGTCATCGTCTCGCACAGCGCGAAGCTGGCGGAGGCGGCGGATCAGCTCGCCCGCCAGATGGTCGGCGACGCGGCCCCGCCCGTGCGCCTCGCGGCGGGAGCCGGCACCGACCCCGACGGCTCGGCCGTGCTCGGAACGGATGCGACCGCCGTCGCCTCCGCGATCGACGAGCTCGCGGCCGAGGGCGTCGACGGCGTGCTCGTGCTCATGGATCTCGGTTCGGCCGTCATGAGCGCCGAGCTCGCCCTCGAGCTGCGCGCGAGCGACGTGCCCGTGCGGCTCGCGGCGGCTCCGTTCGTCGAGGGCCTGCTCGCGGCGACCGTCGCGGCCTCCGCCGGTGCGCCCCTCGACGCGGTCGCGCGGGAGGCGGCGGGCGCCCTCGGGGCGAAGACGGCGCACCTGGGTGAGGAGGGCGAGGCGGATGCTGCTCCCGCCGCCACCGAGACTCCCGCGGCCCCCGAGGCCGACGCCCTCACGCGCCGGTTCGTGCTGCGCAACCCGCTCGGGCTCCACGCCCGGCCCGCCTCTCTGCTCGCGGGCATCGCGGGGTCTGGCGACGCGCGGGTCACCGTGCGACGTCTGCCCGACGGCTCGCCCGTGTCGGCTGCGAGCATGACGGGCCTCCTGGCCCTCGGGGCCGCCGGGGGAGCGGAGGTGGAGTTCGCGGTGTCCGGGCCCGACGCCGAGAGCGTGCTCGCGCGCATCGCGCAGCTCGTCGACGACGGCTTCGGGGAGCTCGACGGGGCGGATGCCGCGCCGGCTGCCGGGGAGTGCGCGGGAGAGCCGAGTGCGCCTGCCGCGCCGGTCGAGCCCGCGGCATCCGCATTCGCCACCCCCGCGCCCGCCGCGCCCGCCGACGGCCTCCTCCACGGCCGCGGCGTGAGCGGCGGCCGTGCCGCGGCCCCCGTCGCGCGCCTCGCGGCGCCGCTCGCCGAGCCCAGGCCCGCCCCGCCGCTCCCGGAGGAGCAGCGCGAGGCCGAGGCCGCCCGCATCGCCCCCGCCGCCGAGCGCGTCGCCGAGGCGCTGCGCGAGCGGGCCGGGCGGGCCGCGGGAGAGGCATCCGCGATCCTCGAGGCGACGGCGCTCATCGCGCTCGACCCCGAGCTCGCGTCGATGGCCGAGTCGTCGGTGCGCGACCGCGGTCTCACGGCCGACGCCGCCATCTGGGAGGCCGCTGCGGGCTACGAGCAGGCGCTCGTCGCGCTCGGCGGGCGCATGGCGGAACGCGCGGCCGACCTGCGCGACGTGCGCGACCGCATCCGCTCCGAGCTCGCGGGCGTCGAGCTGCCGGGCGTGCCCGACCGCGACGAGCCGTTCGTGCTCGTCGCGCGCGACCTCGCCCCCGCCGACACCGTGACGCTCGCCGAGAGCGCGTGCGTCGCGCTCGTGACCGAGCTCGGCGGGCCCACCTCGCACACCGCGATCATCGCTCGCTCGCTCGGGCTGCCTGCCGTCGTCGGCGTCGCGGGAGCGCTCGGCCTCGACGAGGGCGCCGTCGTGCTCGTCGACGGCGACGCGGGCACGATCGACGCGCACCCGGATGCCGAGGCCGTCGCGCACGCCGCAGAACGCGCCGAGGCGCTCGCCTTCGACGGCCGCGGGGCGACCGCCGACGGGGTCACCGTGCCCCTGCTCGCGAACGTCGGCGGCCCGGACGACGCGAGCGCCGCTGCCGCGGCGAACGCCGGGGGCGTCGGCCTCTTCCGCACCGAGTTCTGCTTCCTCGACCGGCGCACCGCGCCGACCGTCGACGAGCAGGCGGAGGCCTACCGCGGGGTGCTCGCGCCCTTCGCGGGCCGCAAGGTCGTCGTGCGCACGCTCGACGCGGGCGCCGACAAGCCGCTCCCGTTCGCGAACGACGACGACGAGGAGAACCCCGCGCTCGGCGTGCGGGGTCTGCGAATCGCACGCCGGAACCCCGCGCTGCTCGACGACCAGCTCGCGGCGCTCGCCCGGGCCGCATCCGCATCCGACGCCGAGGTGCAGGTCATGGCGCCCATGGTCGCGACCGTCGAGGAGGCGCGCTTCTTCGCCGAGCGCTGCCGCGCCGCGGGGCTCGAGACGGTCGGCGTCATGATCGAGACGCCCTCGGCGGCTCTCCTGGCGCGCGAGCTCTTCGAGGTCGTCGACTTCGTGAGCCTCGGCACGAACGACCTCACGCAGTACACGATGGCCGCCGACCGCATGGTCGCCGACCTGGGCGAGCTGAGCGACGCGTGGCAGCCCGCCGTGCTGCGACTCATCGGCGCCGTCGGCACCGCGGGACGCGACGCGGGCAAGCCCGTCGGGGTGTGCGGCGAGGCGGGCGGCGACCCCGAGCTCGCCCCCGTGCTCGTCGGGCTCGGCGCGACGTCGCTCTCGATGACACCGCGTGCGCTCGGTGCCGTCGCGGCCCGGCTCGGGGCGTACACGCTCGACGACTGCCGACGCGCGGCGGCCGCGGCGCTCGACGCCGGAACGGCCGAGGAGGCCCGCGCGGCCGCCGCCCGCGAGCTCGCGGAGGCCGCGTCCCGCTGACGGCTGCGCGTCACCCCGGCGACCGGCCCGGGGTGACGTAGGGTCGGCACGTGACCCGCCGCCTCACCGTGCTGTTCTCGGCGTTCGAGGCCCTCCTGGTCGCCGCGATCGGCGTCGCGATCCCCCTCCTTCCCGCGACCCTCATGTGGGCGATCCAATTCGGCTTCGCCCCCGACTGGACCGGCTTCTGGCGCGCCTCCGTCGACGTGTGGCTCATCGGTCACGGCGTCGACGTGCGGTTCGCGCTCGACGAGACGACCGCGCTCACGATCGGCGCGCCCGCGGGCACGGTCGTCGTCGTCACGATCGCCGCCCTCGGCTTCGCGCTGCTCACCCTCGCCCTCGGCGTGCGGGCCGGCGCGCGCGTCGCCGAGACGGGGCACCGCCTGCTCGGCGAGCTCACGGCCTTCGTCGTCTTCGCGGGCGTCTCGCTGCTTCTCACCCTCTCGGCCGTGCACCCGGATGCGCGCCCCTCGCTCTGGCAGGGCACGCTCCTGCCCGCCACCGTGTTCGGCGTCGGGCTCGTGCTCGGCGTGCTCCGCGCGGATGCCGACCGCGGCGTCACGGCGCACGGCCGGATCGCGGCGATCACCGCGCGCTGGGACCCGCGCGCGCGCGGAGCCGTCGCGGCAGCGCTCAAGGCGGGGGCGGCATCCGTCATGCTCGTGCTCGTCGTGAGCTCGATCGCCGTGACGATCGTGCTCGTCGTCGGCTACGCGCAGGTCATCAGGCTCTACGAGTCGCTGCACACCGAGGTGCTCGGCGGCATCGTCGTCACCGCGGGGCAGTTCGCGTTCGTGCCGAACATCGTCGTGTGGGCCGCGTCGTGGTTCGCGGGGCCGGGGTTCGCGCTCGGCACGGGGTCGCTCGTGTCGCCGCTCGGCACGGCGGTCGGCCCGCTGCCCGCCGTGCCGATCCTCGGGGCGCTCCCCGGGGGCGACCTGGCCTTCGGGTTCGTCGGCCTGGCGGTGCCGATCGTCGCCGCGTTCCTCGCGGCCGTGGCCGTGCGGCCCGCGCTCCTGCGGGCGATCGGCGACGGATCTCGGCTCGCGTGGTCGGCGCTCGTCGCGATCGGCGGGGGCGTCGCGGGTGGGCTCCTGCTCGGGCTGCTCGCGGCGGCATCCGCGGGCTCCTTCGGCCCGGGCCGCTTCGCCGAGGTCGGGCCCGACGCGCTCGCGGTGGGCATCGCATCCGGCGTCGAGTTCGCGATCGGGATCGCCCTCGGCCTCGCCGCGGGCTCGGTGACCCTGCCGCGCCTCCGCCGCTCCCACCCCGAGTAGGCTGGCCCCGTGCTGCGGGTCGTCGTCCTCATCTCCGGGGGCGGGTCCAACCTCCGCGCCCTGCTCGAAGCCGCGCAGGACGCCGAGTTCCCCGCACGCGTCGTCGCCGTCGGCGCCGATCGTCAGGCCGACGGGCTCGGCCACGCGGAGGCCTTCGGCATCCCGGGCTTTGTCGTGCCGTTCACCTCCTTCGACTCGCGCGAGGCGTGGGGCGACGAGTTGCTCGCGGCGCTGCGCGAGTGGGAGCCCGACCTCGTCGTGCTCTCGGGGCTCATGCGTCTCCTGCCGCACCAGGTGGTCGCCGAGTACAGCCCCGCCATCATCAACACGCACCCCGCGTACCTCCCCGAGTTCCCGGGGGCGCACGGGGTGCGCGACGCGCTCGCCGCCGGGGTCGCCCAGACCGGCGCGAGCGTCATCGTGGTCGACGACGGCGTCGACACCGGACCGATCCTCGCCCAGCGCCGGGTGCCGATCGAGCCGGGCGACACCGAGACCACCCTCCACGAGCGCATCAAGCCCGTCGAGCGCGAGCTGCTCATCCAGACCGTGCTCGACATCGCCAACGGCGCCATCGACCTCAAGGAGTACGCGACACCATGAGCGGACCCGCCATCGACCCCTCCCTCTACCGCGAGCGCGACCGCGTCCAGATCCGCCGGGCGCTCGTCGCAGTGTCTGACAAGACGGGCCTCGTCGACCTCGCGCGCGCCCTCGCGGACGCCGACGTCGAGATCGTCTCCACGGGCGGCACCGCGAAGGCGATCGCCGACGCCGGCATCCCCGTCACCCAGATCGGCGACCTCACGGGCTTCCCCGAGCACCTCGACGGCCGCGTGCGCACCCTCCACCCCAAGGTGCACTCGGGCCTCCTCGCCGACCTGCGCCTCGAGAGCCACGAGGCGGAGCTCGCGAGCTTCGGCATCGCACCGTTCGAGCTCGTCGTCGTCAACCTCTACCCCTTCGCCGAGACGGTCGCGTCGGGTGCCGCGCCGGATGCCGTGGTCGAGCAGATCGACATCGGCGGACCCGCCATGGTGCGCGCCTCGGCGAAGAACCACGCCAACGTCGCCGTCGTCGTGTCGCCCGAGCGCTACGGCGACATCGTGCACGCGCTCGAGGTCGGCGGCACGACGCTCGCCGAGCGTCGTGAGCTCGCGCGCGAGGCGTTCCGCCACACCGCGAGCTACGACGTCGCCGTCGCGAGCTGGATCGGCAACGTCGTCGCGCCCGACGACGAGGGATCCGGCTTCCCCGGCTGGACGGGCGGCACCTGGTCGCGCGCCGACGTGCTGCGCTACGGCGAGAACTCGCACCAGAGCGCCGCCCTCTACCGCGCGCCGCAGGGCCGCGGCATCGCGCAGGCCCGGCAGCTGCAGGGCAAGGAGATGTCGTACAACAACTACGTCGACGCGGATGCCGCCCTGCGCGCCGCCTACGACCACGACGGTCCCGCGGTCGCCATCATCAAGCACGCCAACCCGTGCGGCATCGCGACGGCCGACTCGATCGCCGAGGCGCACGCCCTCGCGCACGCGTGCGACCCCGTGTCGGCGTACGGCGGCGTCATCGCCGCCAACCGCCCGCTCACGCGCGAGGCGGCCGAGTCGATCGCCCCCATCTTCACCGAGGTCGTCGTCGCGCCGGGCTTCGACGAGGGCGCCCTCGAGGTGCTCGCGGGCAAGAAGAACCTGCGCCTCCTCGAGCTGCCCGCGGACTACGCGCCCGCCCCCACCGAGCTGCGTCAGATCTCGGGCGGCCTCCTCCTGCAGCAGGCCGACCACCACTTCGCGTCCTCGTCGCAGTGGAAGCTCGCGGCGGGCGAGCCCGCCGATGCCGACACCCTCGCCGACCTCGAGTTCGCGTGGCGGGCCGTGCGGGCCGTCAAGTCGAACGCGATCCTGCTCGCCTCGGGCGGCGCATCCGTCGGCGTGGGCATGGGCCAGGTGAACCGCGTCGACTCGTGCAAGCTCGCCGTCGAGCGTGCGGGGGAGCGGGCCGCGGGCTCGGTCGCCGCATCCGACGCGTTCTTCCCCTTCGACGACGGCCCCCGCATCCTGCTCGAGGCGGGCGTGAAGGCCATCGTGCAGCCGGGCGGCTCGATCCGCGACGATGACGTCATCGCGGCGTGCCGCGAGCACGGCGTCACGCTGTACCTCACGGGCGAGCGCCACTTCTTCCACTGACGCTTACCGCCGGTTGAGTAGCGCCGCGCAGCGGCGCGTATCGAAACCCCACCGACGTCAGACGTCCGTCCGGTTTCGATACGCCGTGCGTCGCGCCGGAGGCGCGGCGCGCGGCACTCAACCAGCGGGAATGGTGCGGCACTCCACCAGCGGGAGCGGGTATGCGCGCCTCACCGCTGGTTGAGTAGCGCCGCAGGCGCGTGTCGAAACCAGCCCCGTGTGACTCGCGGGCTGGTTTCGACACGGCCGCTGCGCGGCCTACTCAACCAGCGGGTGCGCGGCTGGGCGCGCTCTACGCGAAGAGCGACTCGATCGGCCCGCGCGCGAAGTAGAGCACGAAGCCCGCGGCCACCACCCACAGGAGCGGGTGGATCGTCTTCGCCTTGCCGCTGAACGCGTTGACGACGACCCAGGCGACGAAGCCCGCGCCGATGCCGTTCGCGATCGAGTACGTGAGCGGCATGACCGTCGCGGTGAGGAACACCGGCAGCAGCACGCGGAAGTCGCCGAAGTCGATGTGGCGGATCTGCGACAGCATCATCGCGCCGACGAGCACGAGGGCCGCCGCCGCGACGGCGCCCGGCACGAGCGAGGTGATGGGCGTGATGAACATCGCGAGCAGGAACAGCACACCCGTGACGACGTTCGCGAAGCCCGTGCGGGCGCCCTCGCCGATGCCCGAGCCCGACTCGATGAACACGGTCGACGACGAGGAGGAGGTCGCGCCGCCGACGACGGCGCCGACGCCCTCGACGATGAGCGCCGACTTGATGCGCGGGAAGTCGCCCTTCGCATCCGCGAGGTCGGCCTCCTTCGCGAGACCCGTCATGGTGCCCATGGCGTCGAAGAAGTTCGAGAACACGAGCGTGAACACGAACATGATGAGCGCGACGACGCCGACCTTGCCGAGATCGAAGCCGAAGTCGATCGCCCCGATGAGGCTCAGGTCGGGGAGGCTCACGATGCCG
The Protaetiibacter sp. SSC-01 genome window above contains:
- a CDS encoding MIP/aquaporin family protein — translated: MDENRLWQKLAAEFLGTAFLVFVGVGSVPALAIARDGEPFTGAELGIISLAFGTIVVVTVYVFGYISGNHINPAVTLGLAVTRKFPWKLVPAYVVAQVLGAIAGSFAIVGVLGQAAVDAGLGVAAYSAETPIPQAFFAEFMGTFLLVFGVFGVIYRRASLGWAGLVIGFVVFAAIIPVAPTTGASINPARTTGPMIVQALMGGEVAWEQWWVYVVAELLAGALAALAFGLIAHTPVDRRATENDTPEEVVA
- the dhaK gene encoding dihydroxyacetone kinase subunit DhaK, translated to MKKLINAPEDVLIESLRGVQAAHPELRVDVDTRVIYRGTPKADGKVALISGGGSGHEPLHGGFVGLGMLDAACAGEVFTSPTPDQMQAATLEVNRGAGVLHIVKNYTGDVMNFEMAAELAAADGVEVATVVTDDDVAVQDSTWTAGRRGVGVTVLLEKIVGAAAEEGRDLAAVKAVAEKVDAGGRSMGMALTSCTVPAAGKPTFDLPDDQMEIGIGIHGEPGRHRVPLAPASEIAEQLVEPILADLDFTGAPAIVMLNGMGGSPLIELYLMYGEVARILEAKGVQVARSLVGNYITSLDMAGCSVTLLRADDELLGLWDAPVSTPGLRWGL
- the dhaL gene encoding dihydroxyacetone kinase subunit DhaL produces the protein MSDTLTIDGLIEWLRAFDAEIAEQRSWLTELDSAIGDADHGANMARGMDAVVAKLDAGHPETVDELFKSVGMTLVGSVGGASGPLYGTFFLRMGMAAGAVPSLDGAALAAALRAGLDGIVARGKAEAGDKTMFDALAPGLDALDAALASGSSLADAARAAADAALAGRDATEPLVARKGRASYLGERSAGHLDPGAASSAILLETLAGTVSRT
- the ptsP gene encoding phosphoenolpyruvate--protein phosphotransferase, which translates into the protein MIGIVIVSHSAKLAEAADQLARQMVGDAAPPVRLAAGAGTDPDGSAVLGTDATAVASAIDELAAEGVDGVLVLMDLGSAVMSAELALELRASDVPVRLAAAPFVEGLLAATVAASAGAPLDAVAREAAGALGAKTAHLGEEGEADAAPAATETPAAPEADALTRRFVLRNPLGLHARPASLLAGIAGSGDARVTVRRLPDGSPVSAASMTGLLALGAAGGAEVEFAVSGPDAESVLARIAQLVDDGFGELDGADAAPAAGECAGEPSAPAAPVEPAASAFATPAPAAPADGLLHGRGVSGGRAAAPVARLAAPLAEPRPAPPLPEEQREAEAARIAPAAERVAEALRERAGRAAGEASAILEATALIALDPELASMAESSVRDRGLTADAAIWEAAAGYEQALVALGGRMAERAADLRDVRDRIRSELAGVELPGVPDRDEPFVLVARDLAPADTVTLAESACVALVTELGGPTSHTAIIARSLGLPAVVGVAGALGLDEGAVVLVDGDAGTIDAHPDAEAVAHAAERAEALAFDGRGATADGVTVPLLANVGGPDDASAAAAANAGGVGLFRTEFCFLDRRTAPTVDEQAEAYRGVLAPFAGRKVVVRTLDAGADKPLPFANDDDEENPALGVRGLRIARRNPALLDDQLAALARAASASDAEVQVMAPMVATVEEARFFAERCRAAGLETVGVMIETPSAALLARELFEVVDFVSLGTNDLTQYTMAADRMVADLGELSDAWQPAVLRLIGAVGTAGRDAGKPVGVCGEAGGDPELAPVLVGLGATSLSMTPRALGAVAARLGAYTLDDCRRAAAAALDAGTAEEARAAAARELAEAASR
- a CDS encoding DUF6350 family protein, yielding MTRRLTVLFSAFEALLVAAIGVAIPLLPATLMWAIQFGFAPDWTGFWRASVDVWLIGHGVDVRFALDETTALTIGAPAGTVVVVTIAALGFALLTLALGVRAGARVAETGHRLLGELTAFVVFAGVSLLLTLSAVHPDARPSLWQGTLLPATVFGVGLVLGVLRADADRGVTAHGRIAAITARWDPRARGAVAAALKAGAASVMLVLVVSSIAVTIVLVVGYAQVIRLYESLHTEVLGGIVVTAGQFAFVPNIVVWAASWFAGPGFALGTGSLVSPLGTAVGPLPAVPILGALPGGDLAFGFVGLAVPIVAAFLAAVAVRPALLRAIGDGSRLAWSALVAIGGGVAGGLLLGLLAAASAGSFGPGRFAEVGPDALAVGIASGVEFAIGIALGLAAGSVTLPRLRRSHPE
- the purN gene encoding phosphoribosylglycinamide formyltransferase; this translates as MLRVVVLISGGGSNLRALLEAAQDAEFPARVVAVGADRQADGLGHAEAFGIPGFVVPFTSFDSREAWGDELLAALREWEPDLVVLSGLMRLLPHQVVAEYSPAIINTHPAYLPEFPGAHGVRDALAAGVAQTGASVIVVDDGVDTGPILAQRRVPIEPGDTETTLHERIKPVERELLIQTVLDIANGAIDLKEYATP
- the purH gene encoding bifunctional phosphoribosylaminoimidazolecarboxamide formyltransferase/IMP cyclohydrolase, whose amino-acid sequence is MSGPAIDPSLYRERDRVQIRRALVAVSDKTGLVDLARALADADVEIVSTGGTAKAIADAGIPVTQIGDLTGFPEHLDGRVRTLHPKVHSGLLADLRLESHEAELASFGIAPFELVVVNLYPFAETVASGAAPDAVVEQIDIGGPAMVRASAKNHANVAVVVSPERYGDIVHALEVGGTTLAERRELAREAFRHTASYDVAVASWIGNVVAPDDEGSGFPGWTGGTWSRADVLRYGENSHQSAALYRAPQGRGIAQARQLQGKEMSYNNYVDADAALRAAYDHDGPAVAIIKHANPCGIATADSIAEAHALAHACDPVSAYGGVIAANRPLTREAAESIAPIFTEVVVAPGFDEGALEVLAGKKNLRLLELPADYAPAPTELRQISGGLLLQQADHHFASSSQWKLAAGEPADADTLADLEFAWRAVRAVKSNAILLASGGASVGVGMGQVNRVDSCKLAVERAGERAAGSVAASDAFFPFDDGPRILLEAGVKAIVQPGGSIRDDDVIAACREHGVTLYLTGERHFFH